In Nerophis lumbriciformis linkage group LG14, RoL_Nlum_v2.1, whole genome shotgun sequence, a single genomic region encodes these proteins:
- the mcoln2 gene encoding mucolipin-2, with the protein MELLTRYLDRSNSVSSTTTVDLIKEERLRDDLKYYFMSPCEKYRARRHIPWKLAVQILKIVMITTQLVLFGLNNQLVVSYKEENTMALKNLLLKDYSGVDEDDYCVAVYTQQGVYDSIFHVLEQYSQLGRLAVGPISYAEDDEGRLLPLVVCKNLYRKGSVQPSNEAYDIDAQLETICLSLDPKRAHEWKSSNASFFDLDFYRLVDMKINFKVKGINLQTVRSRELPDCYSFSVTITFDNQCHSGKVKLFLDIDAQSSACRDWKISGTAQKNTHYLLVFDAFVIGVCITSAVLCTRSIVLAVSLLQRFSRFLHDNYNRKVCEDDQGEFLNGWYVLVIVSDLLTIVGSILKMEIQAKSLTSYDVCSIFLGTSTLLVWVGVIRYLGYFQKYNVLILTMKAAFPKVLRFCCCAGMIYLGYTFCGWIVLGPYHEKFEGLSLVAECLFSLLNGDDMFTTFAQLKDKNTLVWLFSRAYLYSFISLFIYMVLSLFIALITDAYETIKNYQKDGFPLTDLQKFLHDQKDIIASEESRQPDVHIRYPLICCCARVHGNDEVTLIS; encoded by the exons ATGGAGTTATTAACTCGATATCTGGACAGGAGCAACTCGGTCAG CTCAACCACAACTGTGGACTTGATCAAAGAGGAGAGGCTGAGGGATGATTTGAAGTATTACTTCATGAGCCCGTGTGAGAAATACAGGGCAAGAAGACACATCCCATGGAAGTTGGCGGTCCAAATCCTCAAGATAGTCATGATCACCACACAA CTGGTATTGTTTGGCCTCAACAACCAGCTGGTGGTGTCCTACAAGGAGGAGAACACCATGGCCCTGAAAAACTTGCTCCTGAAGGACTATAGCGGCGTGGACGAGGACGACTACTGCGTGGCCGTCTACACGCAACAAGGCGTCTATGACAGCATCTTTCATGTCCTGGAGCAG TACAGCCAGCTGGGCCGCCTGGCTGTGGGTCCCATCAGTTACGCTGAGGATGATGAAGGCCGCCTGCTGCCTCTGGTCGTCTGCAAGAACCTCTACAGGAAAGGCAGCGTCCAGCCTTCCAACGAGGCCTACGACATAGACGCTCAATTGGAGACAA TTTGTTTATCACTCGATCCAAAGAGGGCACATGAATGGAAAAGTTCCAACGCTTCCTTTTTCGACCTGGACTTCTACAG GTTAGTGGACATGAAAATAAACTTCAAGGTGAAAGGCATCAACCTCCAGACGGTTCGCTCACGAGAGTTACCGGACTGTTACTCTTTCTCCGTTACG ATCACCTTTGACAACCAGTGTCACAGTGGAAAGGTGAAACTTTTTCTGGACATCGATGCCCAGAGCAGCGCGTGCCGAGACTGGAAGATATCTGGAACAG CCCAGAAAAACACGCACTATCTCCTGGTGTTCGACGCCTTCGTCATTGGGGTGTGCATCACCTCCGCTGTCTTGTGCACACGCTCCATCGTGCTCGCCGTCAGCTTGCTGCAG AGATTCTCCAGATTCCTCCATGACAACTACAACCGTAAAGTGTGTGAGGACGACCAGGGAGAGTTCCTCAATGGCTGGTATGTGCTGGTCATTGTCAGCGACCTCTTGACCATCGTGGGATCCATACTGAAGATGGAAATACAAGCAAAG AGTCTGACCAGCTACGATGTGTGCAGTATATTTCTGGGAACGTCCACGTTATTAGTGTGGGTCGGTGTGATCAGATATCTGGGCTACTTCCAGAAATACAAT GTGCTGATCTTGACCATGAAGGCAGCCTTTCCAAAGGTGCTGCGTTTCTGCTGCTGTGCAGGCATGATCTACCTGGGATACACCTTCTGTGGGTGGATCGTACTAGGACCTTACCATGAGAAG TTTGAGGGCCTGAGCCTGGTGGCGGAGTGTCTGTTTTCTTTGTTGAACGGTGACGACATGTTCACCACCTTCGCCCAGCTGAAGGACAAGAACACGCTGGTTTGGCTCTTCAGTCGTGCATACCTCTACTCCTTCATCTCGCTCTTCATCTACATGGTGCTGTCGCTCTTCATCGCCCTCATCACGGACGCCTACGAGACCATCAAG AATTACCAGAAGGATGGCTTCCCGCTGACGGACCTGCAAAAGTTCCTCCACGATCAGAAGGATATCATAGCTTCAGAGGAGAGCAGACAACCAGACGTCCACATTCGATACCCGCTCATCTGCTGCTGTGCACG